One window of Papaver somniferum cultivar HN1 chromosome 9, ASM357369v1, whole genome shotgun sequence genomic DNA carries:
- the LOC113311929 gene encoding ubiquitin-like protein 5 — translation MEPIRQSLRLFPAPPPGLGFLFGRNSKAKKIEVVLNDRLGKKVRVKCNEDDTIGDLKKLVAAQTGTRADKIRIQKWYNVYKDHITLADYEIHDGMGLELYYN, via the exons ATGGAGCCAATCCGTCAATCACTGCGGTTGTTTCCAGCACCCCCTCCT GGGCTAGGGTTTTTATTTGGTCGAAATTCGAAAGCCAAGAAGATTGAGGTAGTATTGAATGATCGATTGGGGAAGAAGGTAAGAGTGAAGTGTAACGAAGATGATACAATTGGTGATTTGAAGAAATTGGTTGCTGCACAAACTGGAACAAGGGCAGATAAGATTCGAATTCAAAAGTGGTATAATGTATACAAGGATCATATTACTCTCGCAGATTATGAAATTCATGATGGAATGGGTCTCGAACTCTACTATAACTAG